Proteins encoded together in one Planctomyces sp. SH-PL14 window:
- a CDS encoding phytoene desaturase family protein, producing the protein MKTKSDVVVVGSGLGGLATACTLAARGYEVTVVEKNEWFGGKAALLEDRGYRFDMGPTILTLPSVLRRIFAEAGRPLENYLKMVRLDPQWRCFFSDKTSFDLVESIPDMKNRLRQYTGSERTGDGYENFMEISRQLDDVSNRFFFWKSVGGIADTMNFKESFSLDVLMDVLSLRFGRTVAGLVRSHIPDHRIAQMIDHFTQYVGSSPEASPAVLCGIAHMQTNEGIWYPMGGTRAVPEALVRLGRELGVQYIAGAHVRSIDSDGKRVTGVTLETGESLKAGMVVSNSDCVRTCQELLPAAPAKRFLSKRKFEGACSGVVLYLGLRKKYEHILHHNFVFSQDPHVEFQQIYQQGEPAADPTCYVCAPSLSGDKVAPGDGEALYVLVHTPYLRKHHDWKKMLPGYRDVIIQKLKTTAGMEDIEERIEVEHHLTPQGINDRYHVLNGAIYGLASHGRFMGAFKPANRVKELPGLYLAGGSAHPGPGMPMVLMSGWIAADTVDQDMLHSSKSSAADRRTNAAA; encoded by the coding sequence ATGAAGACAAAGTCCGACGTCGTTGTTGTGGGAAGCGGCCTGGGGGGCCTTGCCACCGCCTGCACGCTTGCCGCGCGGGGATACGAGGTCACGGTCGTTGAGAAGAACGAATGGTTCGGCGGCAAGGCGGCTCTTCTGGAGGACCGCGGCTACCGGTTCGACATGGGCCCTACGATCCTGACCCTGCCGTCGGTTCTCCGCCGGATCTTCGCCGAGGCGGGACGGCCGCTCGAAAACTATCTCAAGATGGTCCGGCTCGACCCGCAGTGGCGGTGCTTCTTCAGCGACAAGACGAGCTTCGACCTCGTCGAGTCGATTCCGGACATGAAGAACCGGCTTCGTCAGTACACCGGCTCGGAGCGGACCGGCGACGGCTACGAGAACTTCATGGAGATCTCGCGGCAGCTGGACGACGTCTCGAACCGCTTCTTCTTCTGGAAGAGCGTCGGCGGGATCGCCGACACGATGAACTTCAAGGAGTCGTTCTCGCTCGACGTCCTGATGGATGTCCTGAGCCTCCGTTTCGGCCGGACCGTGGCGGGGCTCGTCCGCTCGCACATTCCGGATCATCGGATCGCCCAGATGATCGACCACTTCACGCAGTACGTCGGCTCCTCCCCGGAAGCGTCGCCGGCGGTCCTGTGCGGGATCGCCCACATGCAGACCAATGAAGGGATCTGGTATCCGATGGGCGGGACCCGGGCGGTCCCGGAAGCGCTCGTCCGCCTTGGCCGCGAGCTTGGCGTGCAGTACATCGCTGGAGCGCATGTCCGGTCGATCGATTCGGACGGAAAGCGGGTCACGGGGGTCACCCTCGAGACCGGCGAATCGCTCAAGGCCGGAATGGTCGTCTCCAACTCCGACTGTGTCCGGACCTGTCAGGAGCTGTTGCCCGCCGCGCCGGCGAAGCGGTTCCTGTCGAAGCGGAAGTTCGAAGGGGCCTGCTCCGGCGTGGTCCTCTACCTCGGCCTGCGGAAGAAGTACGAGCACATCCTGCATCACAACTTCGTCTTCAGCCAGGACCCGCACGTCGAGTTCCAGCAGATCTATCAGCAGGGAGAGCCGGCTGCCGACCCGACCTGCTACGTCTGTGCCCCGTCGCTCTCGGGGGACAAGGTCGCTCCCGGGGACGGCGAAGCGCTGTACGTCCTGGTCCACACTCCCTATCTCCGGAAGCATCACGACTGGAAGAAGATGCTGCCGGGCTACCGGGATGTCATCATCCAGAAGCTGAAGACGACCGCCGGGATGGAAGACATCGAAGAGCGGATCGAGGTCGAGCATCACCTGACGCCGCAGGGGATCAACGACCGCTACCACGTCCTGAACGGAGCGATCTACGGCCTGGCGAGCCATGGTCGCTTCATGGGGGCGTTCAAGCCGGCCAACCGTGTGAAGGAACTGCCCGGCCTGTACCTCGCCGGCGGTTCGGCCCATCCCGGACCGGGAATGCCGATGGTCCTCATGTCCGGCTGGATCGCCGCCGACACCGTCGACCAGGACATGCTCCACTCGTCGAAGAGTTCGGCCGCGGATCGCCGGACGAACGCCGCGGCCTAG
- a CDS encoding lysophospholipid acyltransferase family protein translates to MTEQSHPGSDACRKASWGTRFLNWGFRGYVRRFIRRNFHAVRALGLEHLPSLPPGPAVGFLNHPGWWDPMTGVLMTDLLFPGRRFAAPMDAEALRRYPVLERMGFFPVARDSVAGTRDFLRTSRALLKSPSTLLWLTPGGRFSDVREAAPFMSGLAHLVDRDYAGGLFAMAVEYPFWNERHPELLVAFSSPVDCCGLPEDRDDRSRSLEATLAETQVTLARHAIARDSQAFATLSTGSSGIGGLYDIWRRVVAGLRGRTFQAEHEVSASSAPRPLSGELT, encoded by the coding sequence ATGACCGAACAGAGCCATCCCGGTTCCGATGCTTGCCGGAAGGCGAGTTGGGGGACGCGTTTCCTGAACTGGGGGTTCCGCGGTTACGTCCGACGGTTCATCCGCCGGAACTTTCACGCGGTCCGGGCCCTGGGGCTGGAGCATCTGCCGTCGCTTCCGCCGGGACCGGCGGTCGGCTTTTTGAATCACCCGGGATGGTGGGACCCGATGACCGGGGTCCTGATGACGGATCTCCTCTTCCCCGGCCGGCGCTTCGCCGCACCGATGGACGCCGAGGCCCTGCGGCGCTACCCGGTGCTGGAGCGGATGGGGTTCTTCCCCGTCGCTCGCGATTCCGTGGCTGGCACCCGGGATTTTCTCCGGACGAGCCGCGCTCTCCTGAAATCCCCCTCCACGCTCCTGTGGCTCACTCCTGGCGGACGGTTCTCGGATGTCCGCGAGGCCGCTCCCTTCATGAGCGGTCTGGCGCATCTGGTCGACCGGGACTACGCCGGCGGACTGTTCGCGATGGCGGTCGAATACCCGTTCTGGAATGAGCGGCACCCCGAATTACTCGTCGCGTTCTCGTCCCCGGTGGACTGCTGCGGACTGCCGGAAGACCGGGACGATCGTTCGCGATCCCTCGAAGCGACCCTGGCGGAAACGCAGGTGACGCTCGCCCGCCATGCAATTGCTCGCGACTCCCAGGCCTTCGCGACGCTGTCGACCGGGAGCTCCGGAATCGGCGGGCTGTACGACATCTGGCGGCGAGTGGTCGCCGGACTTCGCGGCCGGACGTTTCAGGCCGAACATGAGGTCTCCGCCTCGTCGGCGCCGCGCCCTCTGAGCGGAGAGCTGACATGA
- a CDS encoding glycosyltransferase family 2 protein: protein MMTVAASALVWATFGASAFVAGMFLVNLLFFRRAPRRRTPDALRSGASGLTGANAPRLQISVLIPARNEALRIGPLLDSILRNEGVDFEICVLDDESTDGTGDIVRGYAERDARVRLVRGTPMPGGWSGKQYACWQLARQARFSELVFLDADVALSRDALRRAVSLRVASGVDLLSGFPRQRVETIGEQLLIPLIHQILLCFLPFPLMRWTRMTGAAAGCGQFFVTTRAAYEATGGHGAIRQSLHDGIMLPRAYRSQGLRTDLFDASDVAECRMYTSFSETWLGLLKNATEGFAKMPLLLVMTVLLSLAFLSPVVELAMLSLGLLPRSLAVPVLASGFFALLPRLWCCLRYDRAWRGCILHPLSVVIFLVIQWTAWSRKRFGRGERGRGVQWRQRSYEIAAS from the coding sequence ATGATGACCGTGGCGGCCTCCGCCCTTGTCTGGGCGACATTCGGGGCCTCGGCGTTCGTCGCCGGGATGTTCCTCGTGAACCTGCTGTTCTTCCGCCGCGCGCCGCGGAGACGAACACCCGACGCGCTTCGTAGCGGGGCTTCCGGTTTGACCGGAGCGAATGCGCCCCGGCTGCAGATCTCGGTCCTGATTCCCGCCCGAAACGAGGCGCTGCGGATCGGGCCGCTGCTCGATTCGATTCTTCGAAACGAAGGAGTCGATTTCGAAATCTGTGTCCTCGACGACGAGAGCACGGACGGAACGGGGGACATCGTCCGCGGCTACGCGGAACGGGATGCCCGTGTGCGGCTCGTCCGGGGAACGCCGATGCCCGGCGGGTGGAGCGGAAAGCAGTACGCCTGCTGGCAACTCGCCCGTCAGGCCCGGTTCTCGGAGCTCGTGTTTCTCGACGCCGATGTCGCCCTGTCCCGCGATGCCCTGCGGCGGGCCGTCTCGCTCCGGGTGGCGAGCGGTGTCGATCTCCTGAGCGGCTTTCCCCGGCAACGGGTCGAAACGATCGGCGAGCAGCTCCTGATCCCGCTGATCCACCAGATCCTCCTTTGCTTCCTCCCCTTCCCGCTCATGCGCTGGACCCGGATGACGGGCGCCGCCGCGGGCTGCGGACAGTTCTTCGTCACCACCCGCGCGGCATACGAGGCGACCGGAGGGCACGGTGCGATTCGCCAGTCGCTTCATGACGGAATCATGCTGCCGCGGGCCTACCGGTCGCAGGGGCTCCGGACCGATCTTTTCGACGCCTCGGACGTCGCCGAATGCCGGATGTACACCTCGTTCTCCGAAACGTGGCTCGGTCTCCTGAAGAACGCGACGGAGGGGTTTGCGAAAATGCCCCTCCTGCTGGTCATGACGGTCCTGCTGTCGCTCGCGTTTCTCAGTCCGGTCGTCGAACTCGCGATGCTTTCGCTCGGACTCCTTCCCCGTTCGCTGGCGGTGCCGGTCCTCGCCAGCGGCTTTTTCGCCTTGTTGCCGCGGCTCTGGTGCTGCCTCCGGTACGACCGGGCCTGGCGGGGTTGCATCCTGCACCCGCTCTCAGTTGTGATCTTCCTCGTCATCCAATGGACCGCCTGGAGCCGAAAACGGTTCGGTCGCGGAGAGCGGGGACGCGGCGTCCAGTGGCGCCAGCGAAGCTATGAGATCGCGGCATCATGA
- a CDS encoding ABC transporter ATP-binding protein codes for MTGNRHSEPSDIGSGDVAAVSRNEPPVLSLRGVRKSYRGREALKGISLELRAGELLGFFGPNGAGKTTMIRCITGLLKPDGGTITRAPRQPSRSGEPARIGLVPQNLAVYPDLTVRQNLEVFGRLEGVKGTALTNRIGEVLEWAALADRSRSLAKTLSGGMQRRLNIACSVLHHPDILLLDEPTVGVDPQSRERIYTMLGELTDRGAAVLLTTHQLEEVETRCDRIVVMDLGTIVADGTLRALVERTIGPPHRITLRFDRPFPDDLPDYRFEADRLAATRPIESMRDLPGMLAVLSELDPEPAQIDVRSFGLQDVFLELTGRSLRE; via the coding sequence ATGACGGGAAACCGCCATTCTGAACCGTCGGACATCGGCTCTGGGGACGTCGCGGCTGTCTCCCGCAACGAGCCGCCGGTCCTGTCGCTGCGCGGCGTTCGCAAGAGCTACCGGGGCCGCGAGGCCCTCAAGGGGATCTCGCTCGAACTGCGGGCCGGCGAACTGCTAGGGTTCTTCGGTCCCAATGGCGCCGGAAAGACGACGATGATCCGCTGCATCACCGGCCTCCTGAAGCCGGACGGTGGGACCATCACGCGGGCTCCCCGGCAGCCCTCCCGGTCGGGCGAACCGGCCCGGATCGGTCTCGTGCCGCAGAACCTCGCCGTCTATCCCGACCTTACGGTCCGCCAGAACCTCGAAGTCTTCGGGCGCCTCGAGGGAGTGAAAGGCACGGCCCTGACGAACCGCATCGGCGAAGTTCTCGAATGGGCCGCCCTTGCCGACCGGTCCCGATCGCTGGCCAAGACGCTCTCGGGAGGGATGCAGCGGCGGCTGAACATCGCCTGCAGTGTCCTTCACCACCCGGACATTCTCCTCCTCGACGAGCCGACCGTCGGCGTCGACCCCCAGAGCCGCGAGCGGATCTATACGATGCTCGGCGAGCTGACGGATCGCGGCGCGGCGGTCCTGCTGACGACGCATCAGCTCGAAGAAGTGGAAACCCGCTGCGACCGGATCGTCGTCATGGACCTGGGGACGATCGTAGCGGACGGGACGCTTCGCGCTCTCGTCGAGCGGACGATCGGTCCCCCACACCGGATCACTCTGCGGTTTGACCGTCCCTTCCCCGACGACCTGCCGGACTACCGCTTCGAAGCGGACCGGCTCGCCGCGACCCGTCCGATCGAGTCGATGCGGGACCTTCCCGGGATGCTCGCCGTGCTGAGCGAGCTCGACCCCGAGCCTGCCCAGATCGACGTCCGGAGTTTCGGGCTGCAGGATGTCTTTCTGGAGCTGACCGGAAGGAGCCTGCGGGAATGA
- a CDS encoding ABC transporter permease encodes MIRTILRILVLRLWNNPLELILVFVMPVIFFSIFAAIFSNGIATGTDQKLRVGWIAAHSSPLADELRTFMEGNTALRCTAIGAGASTASENSAQAELDLDARVREAQRSGRYDLLVKLTEAFPDDLESKPADTEVPVSLVTDGQNPMAVAMVSSVIRGFFAQKSALIAAERLARIRAAAFAPAASSNLPAGSPINAPFPSAARGSVTTESGRPAAPGSQPGQAADSSNVFSKASGEWRSADGLPRARDREAAASGVREGMPAQPGAVPLPASTAATVTVEPLPDRLDLKVENPQAASQENPRIAMYAAGIAVLFLLFSATGNAAALLEEEESGTLDRILVSRAGLFHVVAGKWLGILLLGCLQITVMFLWAEAVFRIQLGSHLPGFFIMTFCTAAATASFAMVLATLCRSRAQLNAVSVVVILSMSAVGGSMIPRFAMSDRMKEIGRWTFNAWALDGYQKVFWYQTPLESLQREVTVLLGSAVVLGLLTLAFSGRWKRGY; translated from the coding sequence ATGATCCGGACGATCCTTCGAATTCTCGTTCTGCGGCTGTGGAACAACCCGCTGGAGCTGATCCTGGTCTTCGTGATGCCGGTGATCTTCTTCAGCATCTTTGCGGCCATCTTCAGCAACGGCATCGCCACCGGAACCGACCAGAAGCTGCGGGTCGGCTGGATCGCCGCGCATTCATCGCCCCTGGCCGATGAGCTGCGAACCTTCATGGAAGGGAATACGGCGCTGCGGTGCACCGCGATCGGCGCGGGCGCGTCGACCGCCTCTGAGAACAGTGCGCAGGCGGAACTGGATCTCGACGCCCGGGTGCGAGAGGCGCAGCGGTCAGGGCGCTACGATCTCCTGGTCAAACTGACCGAGGCGTTTCCCGACGATCTGGAGTCGAAGCCCGCCGACACCGAAGTCCCGGTCAGCCTCGTCACCGATGGCCAGAACCCGATGGCGGTCGCCATGGTGAGCTCGGTGATCCGGGGCTTCTTCGCTCAGAAGTCGGCCCTGATCGCGGCGGAACGTCTCGCGCGGATCCGCGCGGCCGCGTTCGCTCCTGCGGCATCGTCGAATCTCCCCGCCGGCTCGCCCATCAACGCTCCGTTTCCGTCCGCGGCCCGGGGCTCCGTGACCACCGAGTCCGGCCGCCCCGCGGCTCCTGGTTCCCAGCCCGGACAGGCGGCCGATTCGTCGAACGTTTTCTCGAAGGCGTCGGGCGAATGGCGGAGCGCCGACGGCCTTCCCCGGGCTCGGGATCGAGAGGCGGCCGCCAGCGGCGTGCGGGAGGGGATGCCGGCTCAGCCCGGCGCCGTTCCCCTGCCCGCTTCGACCGCGGCCACCGTGACAGTGGAACCGCTGCCGGACCGGCTCGACCTGAAGGTCGAGAACCCCCAGGCGGCGTCGCAGGAGAATCCGCGGATCGCGATGTACGCGGCGGGAATCGCGGTGCTGTTCCTGCTCTTCTCCGCGACCGGCAACGCCGCAGCGCTGCTCGAGGAAGAGGAGTCCGGAACACTGGACCGGATCCTCGTCAGCCGGGCGGGGCTGTTTCACGTCGTGGCCGGCAAGTGGCTGGGGATCCTGCTTCTCGGGTGTCTGCAGATCACGGTCATGTTCCTGTGGGCGGAGGCGGTCTTCCGGATCCAGCTCGGCAGCCACCTTCCGGGCTTCTTCATCATGACGTTCTGCACCGCCGCGGCGACCGCCAGCTTCGCGATGGTGCTGGCGACCCTCTGCCGCTCGCGGGCGCAGCTCAACGCGGTCTCGGTCGTCGTGATCCTCAGCATGTCGGCGGTCGGCGGGAGCATGATCCCGCGGTTCGCCATGAGCGACCGGATGAAGGAGATCGGCCGCTGGACGTTCAACGCCTGGGCTCTCGACGGGTACCAGAAGGTGTTCTGGTACCAGACCCCACTGGAGAGTCTTCAGCGTGAAGTGACCGTCCTCCTGGGGAGCGCCGTGGTGCTCGGCCTGCTGACGCTGGCGTTCTCCGGCCGGTGGAAGCGCGGCTACTGA
- a CDS encoding DUF2141 domain-containing protein: MKRLNPAIALPAVVVMALAGLFVQIARRSGPDSSNLPERSSEPARFERVSMPEAPVPPSTSTTAPVEPPTAPPAVPSADGENLRLRVMGFKKTASDLRIAVFESADGFPQPSASSSTLVVSVGADQSEATVDLVVPMNVPVAVAVFQDLDGNGLLSKNAVGIPSEPYGFSNGARGLFGPPTFEAATLKGDALKKPQPIHLK, from the coding sequence ATGAAACGCCTGAATCCTGCGATCGCGCTTCCGGCTGTCGTTGTGATGGCGCTGGCGGGGCTATTCGTTCAGATCGCTCGTCGTTCGGGACCCGATTCGTCCAACCTGCCGGAGCGGAGTTCCGAACCGGCACGCTTCGAACGCGTCTCAATGCCGGAGGCACCCGTTCCTCCATCGACGTCCACTACGGCGCCCGTGGAGCCGCCAACTGCTCCTCCGGCCGTCCCGTCGGCCGATGGTGAGAACTTGCGGCTGCGGGTGATGGGGTTCAAGAAGACCGCCTCGGACCTCCGGATCGCCGTGTTTGAATCGGCAGACGGGTTTCCGCAACCGTCGGCGAGTTCCTCGACGCTCGTGGTGTCGGTTGGGGCGGACCAGAGCGAAGCGACTGTGGACCTGGTGGTCCCGATGAACGTCCCCGTTGCCGTGGCGGTCTTCCAAGACCTGGATGGCAACGGCCTCCTGTCAAAGAACGCTGTCGGCATCCCCAGCGAGCCCTACGGATTCTCGAACGGTGCCCGCGGCCTCTTCGGCCCGCCGACGTTTGAAGCGGCGACTCTGAAGGGCGACGCCCTCAAGAAACCGCAGCCCATCCACCTGAAATAG